One Podospora pseudopauciseta strain CBS 411.78 chromosome 5 map unlocalized CBS411.78m_5, whole genome shotgun sequence DNA window includes the following coding sequences:
- the SAS2 gene encoding SAS complex subunit (EggNog:ENOG503NUB3; COG:B): protein MPGLVRKKRISDEPDTQDAPATTSTLPGAPSRRATRQSSTAPLPTPEDPEPRRRRRRVESEAEEELPVTLPLRKSRALQGKENVPLTTGENLPKATRSTRHSGGLEAGVAENLTPSVPSQPAPASLPVPAVPHRSSVAPRPVGRPPGRPSNHAQTVPPNQSVTVGRNKPITMATSGSQPGHPASKTDSVTATKTSDRKSAIKNTQTDRNIDKVVLGDLCFKTWYPSYFGKEVLDNGPGMLDRLYVCDCCFKYSKELVAWWQHVQLCRAKNFIPGSKIYTHPKGQRTVLKACGPPPKSGRGRKSNASQKMVEELVQDQGEWSIWEVDGEVDVLFCQNLSLFAKLFLDNKSVFFDVTGFKYFLLVYTTPAVSAPSLPTPPEHPSSSSGSGNAPRQPRSQVVGFFSKEKMSWDNNNLACILVFPPWQRKGLGSLLMGVSYEISKREGVLGGPEKPISELGKKGYKRFWGNEIAMWLLSIPPTSSGAIEDGQEVATVDVYDCSKATWIVPEDCLMVLRDMGVVEDAGVGPVVKHSALGTPTELEGLTGAPVPAPDGVANNEKEGTPQQEEPVAHQQRVMIRHEAVMEWVKKNRISLKKPCDPNGFLEGYAMKKENDSAAAEESG from the exons ATGCCCGGACTTGTTAGGAAGAAACGAATCAGTGACGAACCAGATACACAAGATGCTCCCGCTACGACATCCACCTTACCAGGTGCTCCTTCACGAAGAGCAACTCGTCAATCCTCGACCGCCCCGCTACCGACACCAGAAGATCCCGAGCCACgacgccgtcgccgccgcgTTGAAAGCGAAGCGGAGGAAGAGCTACCCGTGACATTGCCACTTCGCAAATCCCGAGCACTTCAAGGGAAGGAGAATGTGCCTCTGACCACAGGGGAAAACTTACCAAAAGCCACGCGCTCCACACGGCATAGCGGCGGTCTTGAGGCTGGGGTTGCTGAAAACCTTACACCATCGGTGCCCTCTCAGCCTGCTCCAGCGTCACTACCTGTCCCCGCGGTCCCTCATCGCTCGTCTGTCGCCCCTCGTCCGGTTGGCAGACCACCAGGTCGACCCTCAAACCACGCACAGACAGTGCCTCCAAATCAATCCGTTACCGTGGGACGAAACAAGCCCATCACCATGGCTACGTCAGGCTCGCAACCGGGCCATCCGGCGTCGAAAACCGACTCTGTAACGGCGACGAAGACGTCCGATCGAAAGAGTGCCATCAAGAATACACAGACCGACCGAAACATAGACAAGGTCGTCCTTGGAGACCTCTGTTTCAAGACTTGGTACCCTTCCTACTTTGGCAAAGAAGTCCTGGACAATGGCCCCGGCATGCTCGACCGTCTCTATGTATGCGATTGTTGCTTCAAGTACTCCAAAGAGCTAGTCGCTTGGTGGCAGCACGTTCAACTCTGTCGGGCAAAGAACTTTATTCCAGGTTCAAAGATATACACCCACCCCAAAGGCCAGCGAACCGTTCTCAAGGCATGTGGTCCACCGCCCAAATCCGGCAGAGGTAGGAAGAGCAATGCCAGTCAAAAGATGGTAGAGGAGTTGGTTCAAGACCAAGGGGAGTGGAGCAtctgggaggttgatggcgaGGTCGATGTG CTGTTCTGCCAGAATCTCTCTCTGTTTGCCAAACTCTTCTTGGACAATAAGTCTGTCTTTTTTGACGTCACCGGCTTCAAGTATTTTCTGCTCGTCTACACAACCCCGGCTGTTTCAGCACCGTCTTTGCCAACACCGCCAGAAcacccatcatcctcatccggCTCCGGCAACgctcctcgccaaccacgTAGCCAGGTGGTTGGGTTCTTCTCGAAAGAGAAGATGTCCtgggacaacaacaacctggcATGCATCCTCGTCTTTCCACCATGGCAGCGCAAAGGCCTTGGGTCATTGCTGATGGGCGTAAGCTACGAGATCTCCAAACGGGAAGGAGTGCTAGGTGGGCCTGAGAAGCCCATTAGCGAATTGGGAAAAAAGGGGTACAAGAGGTTTTGGGGCAATGAGATCGCGATGTGGCTTCTGAGTATCCCACCGACGAGCTCGGGTGCCATAGAGGATGGACAAGAAGTGGCGACAGTTGATGTTTACGACTGCAGCAAGGCCACTTGGATAGTTCCTGAGGAttgcttgatggtgttgagagACATGGGAGTTGTGGAGGATGCAGGGGTTGGGCCGGTGGTGAAGCATTCTGCGCTTGGTACACCCACGGAACTGGAAGGTTTGACCGGTGCGCCAGTGCCAGCTCCTGATGGTGTTGCCAACAATGAGAAAGAGGGCACGCCACAGCAGGAAGAGCCAGTGGCTCATCAGCAGCGGGTCATGATCCGGCACGAGGCAGTGATGGAGTgggtgaagaagaacaggatCAGCTTGAAAAAGCCATGTGATCCAAACGGTTTTTTGGAGGGCTATGccatgaagaaggagaaTGATTCTGCGGCGGCAGAGGAGTCGGGGTAG
- a CDS encoding uncharacterized protein (EggNog:ENOG503P4GV; COG:P), giving the protein MPPPSPSLLLCSSCAPGCWCWCCCCCSSLRKPLVESGFARRNSLSSPGKVVQLLGKCRTAKFSLWLSSQTWEFQLLTHFQSSRWSDFPRIDHSRRPSSMLEPVARTSPRFRFPQLTTCSSSHFSLPSSFSLSHSAVEPHLQRASSRSPSFASPLHTPFSSDTMASTRVLASRLASQMATKVARPAVRVPARAFTAGTKATPLQAVKRQQMSSIITATRQITQKRAYSSEIAQAMVEVSKNLGMGTAAIGLTGAGIGIGLVFAALLNGVARNPALRGQLFSYAILGFAFVEAIGLFDLMVALMAKFT; this is encoded by the exons ATGCCCCCTCCGTCGCCGAGCTTGTTGCTTTGCTCGAGCTGTGCTcctggttgctggtgctggtgctgctgctgctgttcgtCCCTCCGTAAACCTCTTGTAGAATCCGGCTTTGCCCGGCGGAATTCCCTCTCGTCCCCTGGAAAAGTGGTGCAGCTGCTGGGCAAGTGCCGCACAGCAAAATTTTCCCTCTGGCTCTCCTCGCAGACCTGGGAATTCCAACTTCTGACCCACTTTCAGAGCTCTCGGTGGAGCGATTTCCCTCGAATTGACCACTCACGTCGCCCATCATCGATGCTCGAGCCCGTTGCCCGGACCAGCCCGAGGTTCCGCTTTCCCCAGCTGACCACTTGTTCTTCCTCGCActtttcccttccctcctctttttccctctcccactcaGCAGTCGAGCCTCACCTCCAAAGAGCATCTTCTCGATCCCCGTCTTTTGCATCACCTCTGCATacccccttctcatcagACACAATGGCCTCCACCCGTGTTCTCGCCTCGAGACTGGCCTCTCAGATGGCCACCAAGGTCGCCCGCCCTGCCGTCCGCGTCCCTGCCCGCGCTTTCACTG CCGGTACCAAGGCCACCCCCCTCCAGGCCGTCAAGCGCCAGCAGAtgtcctccatcatcactgCCACCCGCCAGATCACCCAGAAGCGTGCCTACTCTTCTGAGATCGCCCAGGCCATGGTCGAGGTCTCCAAGAACTTGGGTATGGGTACTGCCGCCATTGGTCTCACCGGTGCTGGTATCGGTATCGGTCTCGTCTTCGCTGCCCTCCTCAACGGTGTTGCCCGCAACCCCGCCCTCCGTGGCCAGCTCTTCTCCTATGCCATTCTCGGTTTCGCTTTCGTCGAGGCCATTGGTCTTTTCGACCTGATGGTTGCCCTCATGGCCAAGTTC ACCTAA